One part of the Caproiciproducens sp. CPB-2 genome encodes these proteins:
- a CDS encoding Fur family transcriptional regulator, whose product MEKKQNYSRKREAILNAIKSTSIHPTAEWVYQTLKPAYPDLSLGTVYRNLAQFKNDGVIVSVGTVNGQERFDGNTEPHTHFICSSCGAVIDIPGEFVHAAVKDAIAKEYCVAVDSTDVQFHGLCSECLKRQTPLE is encoded by the coding sequence ATGGAAAAGAAACAAAATTACAGCAGAAAACGCGAAGCGATTTTAAATGCGATCAAAAGCACGTCCATTCATCCCACGGCGGAATGGGTGTATCAAACGCTGAAGCCGGCCTACCCGGACCTGAGCCTTGGTACGGTCTACCGCAATCTGGCCCAGTTTAAAAATGACGGGGTCATTGTCAGTGTGGGAACGGTGAACGGTCAGGAACGGTTTGACGGAAATACGGAACCGCACACGCATTTTATTTGTTCCTCCTGCGGTGCTGTGATTGATATTCCCGGCGAATTTGTCCATGCGGCGGTCAAAGATGCAATTGCCAAAGAATATTGCGTCGCTGTCGATTCCACGGATGTTCAGTTTCACGGACTGTGCTCAGAGTGCTTAAAAAGGCAGACGCCTTTAGAATAA
- a CDS encoding YitT family protein — protein sequence MKYGTIIKEYFYITVSTLLIVVGVYFFKFPNNFTFGGVTGLSVVLGRVTPISPGTVNLILNVVLLILGFLFLGRNFAVKTVYSSLLLSLCLSGLEHFCPMSKPLTDQPMLELIFAVALPAFGSALLFNIDASSGGTDIAALIMQKHTTSDIAHTLFYSDVLITLSAFFVFDIKTALFSTVGLLTKSLVIDNVIESINLAKYFNVVCSNPEIICHYIVNELKRSATVCDAQGAFSHKHKYIIFTAMRRPQAVQLRRYIKKVEPDAFILISNTSEIIGKGFHG from the coding sequence ATGAAATACGGGACGATTATCAAAGAATATTTCTATATTACGGTCAGCACGCTGTTAATTGTTGTGGGCGTCTATTTCTTCAAATTTCCGAATAATTTCACCTTTGGCGGCGTGACCGGCCTTTCGGTCGTTCTCGGCAGGGTCACCCCCATCTCGCCCGGCACCGTCAACCTGATTCTGAACGTGGTGCTCCTGATTCTGGGCTTTCTGTTTCTGGGGAGAAATTTCGCCGTTAAAACCGTGTATTCCAGCCTGCTGCTTTCCCTGTGTCTTTCGGGCCTTGAGCACTTTTGTCCAATGAGTAAGCCGCTCACCGACCAGCCGATGCTGGAGCTGATATTCGCGGTGGCGCTGCCCGCGTTCGGCTCGGCCCTGCTGTTCAACATTGACGCTTCCAGCGGCGGCACCGACATTGCGGCCCTGATCATGCAAAAACACACCACCTCCGACATTGCGCACACGCTGTTTTACAGCGACGTGCTGATTACCCTGTCCGCCTTTTTTGTGTTCGACATCAAAACCGCCCTGTTCTCCACCGTCGGCCTGCTGACCAAATCGCTGGTCATTGACAATGTGATTGAAAGCATCAACCTCGCCAAATATTTTAACGTGGTCTGCTCCAATCCAGAGATCATCTGCCATTACATTGTGAACGAACTGAAACGAAGCGCTACGGTCTGCGACGCGCAGGGGGCTTTTTCCCACAAGCACAAATATATCATCTTCACCGCCATGCGCCGTCCACAGGCGGTACAGCTCAGGCGGTACATCAAAAAAGTGGAGCCCGACGCCTTTATCCTGATTTCCAACACCAGCGAAATCATCGGAAAAGGCTTTCACGGCTGA
- a CDS encoding FeoA family protein: MNEISTLNSLKVGQTATVKKLRSTGSMRRRLQDIGLIEGTQVECLQKSPSGDPIAYLIRGAVIALRQEDSSNVMISAN; encoded by the coding sequence TTGAATGAAATCAGTACGTTGAACAGCCTAAAGGTCGGCCAAACCGCTACTGTGAAAAAGCTGCGCTCAACCGGAAGCATGAGACGGCGGCTTCAGGATATTGGATTGATCGAAGGAACGCAGGTCGAATGCCTTCAAAAAAGCCCTTCAGGCGACCCCATTGCCTATTTAATCCGCGGCGCGGTCATCGCGCTCAGACAGGAAGACAGCAGTAACGTGATGATCAGCGCGAATTAA
- the clpB gene encoding ATP-dependent chaperone ClpB codes for MNAQKFTQKSLEAIQEAQNIAIEHNNMQIEEEHLLQALLTQENGLIPQLFKKMDIQPEAVLRSVEQQAAKLPGVTGPGREPGKVYVSADVDAALVGAEKEAERMKDEYVSVEHILLALLNHPNAGVQTVFNTFGISKNKFLAALSTVRGNTRVTSDTPEETYDSLSKYGQDLVELAKNHKLDPVIGRDSEIRNVIRILSRKSKNNPVLIGEPGVGKTAIAEGLAIRIVRGDVPNNLKERKLFSLDMGALIAGAKFRGEFEERLKAVLNEVKKSDGRILLFIDELHTIVGAGKTEGSMDAGNILKPMLARGELHCIGATTLNEYHQYIEKDAALERRFQPVMVEEPSVADTISILRGLKERYEVFHGVKIQDQALIAAAVLSNRYISDRFLPDKAIDLVDEACAMVRTEIDSMPAELDEISRKIMQHEIEEAALKKETDSLSQKHLKEIQKELADLRAQFKEMKAKWENEKQAISKVQKLREEIEKVNAEIEKAERSYDLNKAAEYKYGKLPELTRQLEAEEQIAERTQASDSLLRDRVTDEEIAKIIGRWTGIPVSRLMEGEREKLLRLDDILHERVIGQDEAVEKVTEAILRSRAGIQDPNRPIGSFLFLGPTGVGKTELAKALAQALFDDEHNMVRIDMTEYMEKYSVSRLIGAPPGYVGYEEGGQLTEAVRRHPYSVVLFDEVEKAHPDVFNILLQVLDDGRITDSQGRTVDFKNTIIILTSNLGSSTILEGIQSDGQISGEAKSQVHAMLRQQFRPEFLNRLDEIVFYKPLTRPEIDRIVDLLIEDLQKRLEEKQLGVKLTPAAKEYVVDQGYDPVYGARPLKRLIQSKVETLIAKAIISHDLKPKTTLTIDYDGSKLIIKEKETGNEPS; via the coding sequence ATGAACGCTCAGAAATTTACCCAAAAATCACTGGAGGCTATCCAGGAAGCGCAGAATATCGCGATTGAACACAATAATATGCAGATCGAGGAAGAACACTTGCTGCAGGCGCTTCTGACGCAGGAAAACGGCCTGATCCCCCAGCTTTTTAAAAAGATGGATATCCAGCCGGAAGCCGTTCTGCGCAGCGTGGAACAGCAGGCCGCGAAGCTGCCCGGCGTGACCGGTCCGGGACGCGAGCCGGGAAAAGTCTATGTTTCGGCGGATGTGGACGCGGCGCTGGTCGGCGCGGAAAAGGAAGCCGAGCGCATGAAGGACGAATACGTCTCGGTTGAACATATTCTGCTGGCCCTCCTGAACCACCCGAACGCCGGGGTACAGACCGTTTTCAACACCTTCGGCATCAGCAAAAACAAATTTCTCGCCGCGCTGTCCACTGTGCGCGGCAATACCCGGGTGACAAGCGACACCCCGGAGGAAACCTACGATTCGCTTTCCAAGTACGGGCAGGATCTGGTGGAGCTGGCGAAAAACCACAAGCTGGACCCGGTCATCGGCAGGGACTCCGAAATCCGCAACGTCATCCGCATCCTTTCCCGCAAAAGCAAAAACAACCCCGTCCTGATCGGCGAGCCCGGCGTGGGTAAAACGGCCATCGCCGAGGGCCTTGCCATCCGCATTGTGCGCGGGGATGTGCCGAACAACCTGAAGGAGCGCAAGCTGTTCTCCCTGGACATGGGCGCGCTGATCGCCGGGGCAAAGTTCCGCGGCGAGTTTGAGGAAAGGCTCAAGGCCGTCCTGAACGAGGTCAAAAAGAGCGACGGCAGGATCCTTCTGTTTATCGACGAGCTGCACACCATTGTGGGCGCGGGCAAAACCGAAGGCTCCATGGACGCGGGCAATATTTTAAAGCCCATGCTTGCGCGCGGCGAGCTGCACTGTATCGGCGCCACCACCCTGAACGAGTACCACCAGTACATTGAAAAGGACGCGGCGCTGGAACGGCGTTTCCAGCCGGTCATGGTGGAAGAGCCCAGCGTGGCGGACACCATTTCCATCCTGCGCGGGCTGAAGGAACGGTACGAGGTTTTCCACGGCGTCAAAATTCAGGATCAGGCGCTGATTGCGGCCGCCGTGCTTTCCAACCGGTACATCTCCGACCGGTTCCTGCCGGACAAGGCGATCGACCTGGTGGATGAAGCCTGCGCGATGGTCCGCACGGAAATCGATTCAATGCCGGCGGAGCTCGATGAGATTTCCCGGAAAATCATGCAGCATGAAATTGAGGAAGCGGCGCTGAAAAAGGAGACCGACTCCCTTTCCCAGAAGCATCTGAAGGAAATCCAGAAGGAGCTGGCCGACCTGCGCGCACAGTTCAAGGAAATGAAAGCAAAATGGGAAAACGAAAAGCAGGCTATTTCCAAGGTCCAGAAGTTGCGCGAAGAAATCGAAAAGGTCAATGCGGAAATTGAAAAAGCGGAACGCAGCTATGACCTGAACAAAGCGGCGGAATACAAATACGGCAAGCTCCCCGAGCTGACCAGGCAGCTGGAAGCGGAGGAACAGATTGCGGAACGGACGCAGGCTTCCGACTCCCTGCTGCGCGACAGGGTCACCGACGAGGAGATTGCGAAGATCATCGGGCGCTGGACCGGTATCCCGGTTTCCAGGCTGATGGAAGGAGAGCGCGAAAAGCTTCTGAGGCTGGACGACATCCTGCACGAAAGGGTGATCGGGCAGGACGAGGCCGTGGAAAAAGTAACGGAAGCCATTCTCCGCTCCCGCGCGGGCATTCAGGACCCCAACCGGCCGATCGGCTCGTTCCTGTTCCTCGGCCCCACCGGCGTAGGCAAAACCGAGCTGGCCAAAGCGCTGGCACAGGCGCTGTTTGACGACGAGCACAACATGGTGCGCATCGATATGACCGAATACATGGAAAAATACTCGGTGTCCCGCCTGATCGGGGCGCCTCCGGGCTACGTCGGCTACGAGGAGGGCGGCCAGCTGACGGAAGCGGTGCGCCGGCACCCGTACTCCGTCGTGCTGTTCGACGAGGTAGAAAAGGCGCATCCCGACGTGTTCAATATTCTGCTGCAGGTTTTGGACGACGGCAGAATCACCGACTCCCAGGGCAGGACGGTGGATTTTAAAAACACCATCATCATCCTCACCTCCAATCTGGGCTCCAGCACGATTCTGGAAGGGATACAGTCGGACGGGCAAATCAGCGGGGAAGCCAAATCGCAGGTACACGCCATGCTCAGGCAGCAGTTCCGCCCGGAATTCTTAAACCGTCTGGACGAAATCGTCTTCTACAAGCCGCTGACCAGACCGGAAATCGACCGGATCGTCGATCTTCTGATCGAGGACCTGCAGAAGCGTCTGGAAGAAAAACAGCTCGGCGTAAAGCTGACGCCCGCCGCCAAAGAGTACGTCGTGGATCAGGGCTATGACCCCGTTTACGGCGCCCGTCCGCTGAAAAGGCTGATTCAGAGCAAGGTGGAGACCTTGATCGCAAAGGCCATCATCTCCCATGATTTAAAGCCCAAAACAACGTTGACAATCGATTACGATGGCAGTAAGCTTATTATAAAAGAAAAGGAAACGGGGAATGAACCATCATGA
- a CDS encoding Dabb family protein: MVKHIVLWTLTKDARKNIDAVAEDLQKRFKALLGVVDGLTAIEVGRNYNGGTFDLVLYCEFTTREAQDNYQDHPAHVAVKQVVHSLVCGRDCVDYEI; encoded by the coding sequence ATGGTAAAACACATTGTCCTATGGACCCTGACAAAAGACGCCAGGAAAAACATTGACGCGGTCGCGGAGGACCTGCAAAAAAGGTTCAAAGCGCTGCTGGGCGTGGTGGACGGGCTGACGGCGATTGAAGTCGGCCGCAACTACAACGGCGGCACCTTTGATCTGGTTCTGTACTGTGAATTCACCACCAGGGAAGCGCAGGACAACTATCAGGACCACCCCGCGCACGTCGCCGTGAAGCAGGTCGTCCACTCGCTTGTGTGCGGCAGGGACTGCGTCGATTACGAAATTTAA
- a CDS encoding putative bifunctional diguanylate cyclase/phosphodiesterase: MKKQFGRNDTKSVFMAAVSLGLVCLSAIVNAISLYHMLNASAQPYLRGISRELMAREAVLAGATVLAYCGFLLYIFHGHRQSESKLEKMAYYDSLTGISNIYKFEMDVGDKLGRNPAGKYCILVFDINKLAVINDIYGHQTVDQLLCRLSRALTDVLKEGELCSRSKDGSFLAFVRCGNDQEALDFIRCFTARAHQLSNVNFIEKQAFTFGIYRISDKNISVRKMIDRANLAREAVAGGLGGNYAFFDEAMRREMKRNREIEEQMEEALRENQFTVYYQPKYSLPEGTVCAAEALVRWNSPKYGMLQPNDFIPIFEKNGSVIDLDLNILEQVCRQQRKWLDLGLDPLPVSINISRTDLYRADFVDSICQPLIQHEIPPNLIELELTESAVFDNIRLFVTLTDELHRIGFRLSMDDFGTGYSSLNTLKCLNLDTLKLDRGFFLVSDEQEQRRSEIIVNHIIAMTKQLNITTVAEGIETEQQVDFLKKAGCDAIQGFYFAKPMPVGEYEKLVWEQEYDNGRAGA, from the coding sequence TTGAAGAAACAATTCGGAAGAAATGATACAAAATCTGTTTTTATGGCCGCTGTTTCCCTTGGGCTTGTCTGCCTGAGCGCGATTGTCAACGCGATCAGCCTTTATCATATGCTGAATGCTTCCGCCCAGCCGTACCTCAGGGGGATTTCCAGAGAGCTCATGGCCCGGGAAGCGGTTCTTGCGGGCGCGACGGTACTGGCTTACTGCGGATTTCTTCTCTATATTTTTCACGGGCACAGGCAGAGCGAGAGCAAGCTGGAAAAGATGGCTTATTACGATAGTCTTACCGGCATCTCCAATATCTATAAATTTGAAATGGATGTGGGGGATAAGCTCGGCAGGAATCCTGCCGGCAAGTATTGCATCCTCGTTTTTGATATCAATAAGCTGGCGGTGATCAATGATATTTACGGCCATCAGACGGTGGACCAGCTTCTTTGCCGCCTTTCGCGGGCACTGACCGACGTTCTGAAGGAAGGGGAGCTGTGCTCCAGGAGCAAGGACGGCTCGTTTCTGGCGTTTGTGCGGTGCGGAAACGATCAGGAAGCCCTTGATTTTATCCGCTGTTTTACCGCGAGGGCGCATCAGCTGAGCAATGTGAATTTTATAGAAAAACAGGCTTTTACATTTGGAATTTACAGAATTTCGGATAAAAACATTTCCGTCAGAAAAATGATCGACCGGGCAAATCTTGCGCGCGAAGCCGTTGCGGGCGGCCTCGGCGGTAACTACGCCTTCTTTGATGAGGCCATGCGCAGGGAAATGAAGCGAAATAGGGAAATAGAGGAGCAGATGGAGGAAGCGCTCCGGGAAAACCAGTTTACGGTATATTATCAGCCGAAATACAGTCTGCCGGAGGGGACCGTTTGCGCAGCGGAAGCTTTGGTACGCTGGAACAGCCCGAAATACGGCATGCTTCAGCCGAACGACTTTATTCCCATCTTTGAAAAGAACGGTTCCGTGATCGACCTTGATCTCAATATTCTGGAGCAGGTCTGCAGGCAGCAGCGCAAGTGGCTTGACCTGGGGCTGGACCCTCTGCCGGTTTCCATCAACATTTCAAGAACGGATTTATACAGGGCAGATTTTGTGGACAGCATCTGCCAGCCGCTGATTCAACATGAAATTCCGCCGAATCTGATAGAACTCGAACTGACGGAGAGCGCCGTTTTTGATAATATCCGGCTCTTTGTCACTTTGACAGACGAGCTTCACCGGATCGGATTCCGGCTTTCCATGGACGATTTCGGTACGGGATATTCCTCGCTGAACACCCTGAAATGCTTAAACCTGGACACGCTGAAGCTGGACCGCGGTTTTTTCCTTGTCAGCGACGAACAGGAGCAGCGTCGGTCGGAAATCATCGTAAATCATATTATTGCCATGACAAAACAGTTGAACATTACTACCGTCGCGGAAGGGATCGAGACGGAACAGCAGGTAGATTTCCTGAAAAAAGCGGGATGCGATGCGATCCAGGGCTTTTATTTCGCGAAACCGATGCCGGTCGGGGAGTATGAGAAACTGGTTTGGGAACAGGAATACGACAACGGCAGGGCCGGCGCTTGA
- a CDS encoding NADH peroxidase, with protein MKKFVCSVCGYVYEGEEAPDFCPQCKAPKEKFVEQSEEASFACEHEVGIAKGIDKEVYDGLVANFNGECCEVGMYLAMSRQADREGYPEIAEAFKRYALEEANHASRFAELLGEVVTNSTKKNLQMRADAEAGACSGKLDLAKRAKSLNYDAIHDTVHEMAKDEARHGAGFKGLLARYFG; from the coding sequence ATGAAGAAATTTGTATGTTCCGTATGTGGTTATGTTTACGAGGGCGAAGAAGCCCCTGATTTTTGCCCGCAGTGCAAGGCTCCCAAGGAGAAGTTTGTAGAGCAGAGCGAGGAAGCCTCGTTTGCCTGCGAGCATGAAGTCGGCATCGCAAAGGGGATCGACAAGGAAGTTTACGACGGGCTGGTTGCAAACTTCAACGGCGAATGCTGCGAAGTCGGCATGTATCTGGCAATGTCCCGTCAGGCCGACCGTGAGGGATACCCCGAAATTGCCGAAGCGTTTAAGAGATACGCACTGGAAGAAGCCAACCATGCTTCCAGATTTGCGGAACTGCTCGGTGAAGTCGTAACCAACAGCACCAAGAAGAATCTTCAGATGCGCGCGGATGCTGAAGCGGGCGCCTGCTCCGGAAAGCTCGATCTTGCGAAGAGAGCGAAATCGCTGAATTACGATGCGATCCACGATACCGTACATGAAATGGCAAAGGATGAAGCCCGCCACGGCGCCGGCTTCAAGGGCTTGCTCGCAAGATATTTCGGCTAA
- a CDS encoding GIY-YIG nuclease family protein, which yields MDKQSKKELTARYKERKITGGVYAVVNSATGKMLVLSANDLQGSKNRFEFSQKTDGCMNLKLRDDWRKYGSDAFRFEVLEELAKKETQTLDEFAQDIDTLYELWTEKLSGKDLY from the coding sequence ATGGACAAGCAAAGCAAAAAGGAACTGACCGCAAGATATAAGGAACGCAAAATCACCGGCGGCGTATACGCGGTTGTAAACAGTGCGACTGGCAAAATGCTGGTCTTGTCGGCTAACGACCTGCAGGGCAGCAAAAACCGGTTCGAGTTTTCTCAGAAAACGGACGGATGTATGAACTTAAAGCTGCGGGACGACTGGCGGAAATACGGAAGCGACGCCTTTCGCTTCGAGGTTCTGGAGGAGCTGGCAAAGAAGGAAACTCAAACTTTGGATGAATTTGCACAGGATATCGATACTCTGTACGAACTTTGGACGGAAAAGCTCAGCGGCAAAGACCTGTATTGA
- a CDS encoding NAD(P)/FAD-dependent oxidoreductase translates to MYRISEISVKLDGTEEDLKREAAARLKVAPDRIRACKLYKKSVDARKKNDVHFICTVDVDCGQNHSPQDPKITEAEPYRYELPVGKPREIRPVVVGFGPAGLFAALILAQAGQRPVVFERGSAVERRKEQVALFWKTGKLDTESNVQFGEGGAGTFSDGKLNTGTKDFRARKVLEEFVAAGAPQEILYLAKPHIGTDRLPGAVKNIRERIIALGGEVHFETCLQNILMKDGRVTGVEVKPRGGSSYTLDADRVILAVGHSARDTFEMLYSLKLPMEQKPFSVGARIEHPQELVSRSQYGSSAGHPALGAADYKLAVHLKNGRGVYTFCMCPGGQVVAAASEEGRLVTNGMSNFARNGRNANAALLVSVGPEDFGSGHPLAGVEFQRRLEEKAFQLGGGDYRAPVQRVEDFLRRVPSKKIGGCQPTYLPGVTPCGLDDCLPDFIADSMRQGILLMEHKLKGFSDPDALLTAVESRSSSPVRVLRGDGMQSVAVKGLYPCGEGAGYAGGIISAAVDGIKCAEQIVRGC, encoded by the coding sequence ATGTATCGAATTTCTGAAATCAGCGTGAAGCTGGATGGAACCGAGGAGGATTTGAAGCGGGAGGCCGCCGCGCGGCTGAAAGTCGCTCCCGACCGGATCCGTGCCTGTAAGCTTTATAAAAAATCCGTGGATGCACGCAAAAAGAACGACGTGCATTTTATTTGTACGGTGGATGTGGACTGCGGTCAAAACCACAGCCCTCAGGACCCCAAAATTACGGAAGCCGAACCTTACCGCTATGAGCTTCCTGTGGGAAAACCGCGCGAAATCCGTCCCGTGGTCGTGGGCTTCGGCCCGGCGGGGCTTTTTGCCGCGCTGATTTTAGCGCAGGCGGGGCAGAGGCCGGTCGTGTTTGAACGCGGAAGCGCCGTAGAGCGCAGAAAGGAACAGGTCGCCCTTTTTTGGAAAACGGGAAAGCTCGACACGGAAAGCAACGTCCAGTTCGGAGAGGGCGGCGCCGGTACCTTTTCGGACGGAAAGCTGAATACCGGGACAAAGGATTTCCGCGCCCGCAAGGTGCTGGAGGAATTTGTGGCCGCGGGCGCCCCGCAGGAAATTCTGTATCTGGCAAAGCCGCATATCGGTACGGACAGGCTGCCCGGCGCGGTCAAAAATATCCGGGAGCGGATCATTGCGCTCGGCGGAGAGGTGCATTTTGAAACCTGTCTGCAAAATATCCTGATGAAGGACGGCAGGGTGACCGGAGTGGAGGTAAAACCGCGCGGCGGCTCGTCCTATACGCTGGACGCGGACCGCGTGATCCTGGCCGTCGGCCACAGCGCCCGGGATACCTTTGAAATGCTGTATTCCCTGAAGCTGCCGATGGAACAGAAGCCGTTTTCCGTCGGCGCCCGGATCGAGCATCCGCAGGAGCTGGTCAGCCGTTCCCAGTACGGCTCGTCTGCCGGCCATCCGGCTCTGGGCGCGGCCGACTACAAGCTGGCCGTACACCTGAAAAACGGCAGGGGCGTCTATACGTTCTGCATGTGTCCGGGCGGACAGGTGGTCGCCGCCGCGAGCGAGGAAGGGCGTCTGGTAACGAACGGAATGAGCAATTTTGCCCGGAACGGAAGAAACGCGAACGCGGCGCTGCTTGTCAGCGTCGGGCCGGAAGATTTCGGCAGCGGGCATCCGCTCGCCGGTGTGGAATTTCAGCGCAGGCTGGAAGAAAAAGCGTTTCAGCTGGGGGGCGGGGACTACCGCGCGCCGGTACAGCGGGTCGAAGATTTTCTCAGGCGCGTGCCGTCTAAAAAGATCGGCGGCTGTCAGCCGACCTATCTTCCGGGGGTAACGCCCTGCGGCCTGGACGACTGCCTGCCGGACTTTATTGCCGATTCCATGCGGCAGGGGATTCTTCTGATGGAGCATAAGCTGAAGGGCTTTTCTGATCCGGATGCCCTTCTGACCGCGGTGGAAAGCCGCAGCTCGTCGCCGGTGCGCGTCCTGCGCGGCGACGGCATGCAGTCTGTTGCCGTGAAGGGGCTTTATCCGTGCGGGGAAGGCGCGGGGTACGCGGGCGGCATTATTTCCGCCGCGGTGGACGGAATCAAGTGCGCGGAACAGATCGTCAGGGGATGCTGA
- a CDS encoding NAD(P)/FAD-dependent oxidoreductase: MDSCDIAVIGGGASGLMAAAAAAEECGRMHIHAKTAVLEANPRVGKKLLATGNGRCNLTNRNAGIAHYHGDTGLAAPVINACPPQKIIDRFLSFGLLCRELDEGRVYPNSLQASAVLDVLRLQLERMKVETVCDFPVVSVRKSASGFEISSASGQIRAKRLILACGGKAYPQLGSDGSGYQIASSLGHSVTKLFPALVQVRTDPRLAKPLKGARSAAAATLLLNGKPVKTVSGEVQFTENGLSGICIFELSRLVGEAGTGGKTEISLDLLPEYSVQQIVSMLKGRKEGPETLPTGDLLGGCVHKLVGREVVRAALSRVPERAAQLKQAELVSVANRVKDFRFDVLGTLSWKDAQITAGGVPLGEMDENLQSRPCPGLYLAGELLNIDGDCGGFNLHWAWSSGITAGSAAARSLLKL; this comes from the coding sequence ATGGATTCTTGCGATATTGCCGTCATCGGCGGGGGAGCGTCCGGCCTGATGGCCGCCGCGGCCGCGGCGGAGGAATGCGGACGGATGCATATTCACGCGAAAACAGCGGTGCTGGAAGCCAATCCGCGCGTTGGAAAAAAGCTGCTGGCGACCGGGAACGGGCGCTGCAACCTGACGAACAGGAACGCCGGCATCGCGCATTATCACGGGGATACCGGCCTGGCGGCGCCTGTTATCAATGCCTGTCCCCCACAGAAGATCATCGACCGCTTTCTGTCTTTCGGCCTGCTTTGCAGGGAGCTGGACGAGGGCCGTGTTTATCCGAACAGCCTGCAGGCTTCCGCCGTTCTGGACGTGCTTCGGCTGCAGCTGGAGCGGATGAAGGTGGAAACCGTCTGCGATTTTCCCGTTGTTTCGGTCAGAAAATCCGCGTCCGGGTTTGAAATTTCCTCGGCGTCCGGACAGATTCGCGCAAAGCGCCTGATTCTGGCCTGCGGAGGAAAGGCTTATCCGCAGCTTGGCTCCGACGGAAGCGGGTATCAGATCGCGTCCTCTCTGGGCCACAGCGTTACGAAGCTGTTTCCGGCTCTGGTTCAGGTAAGAACCGATCCCCGCCTGGCGAAACCGCTGAAAGGGGCGCGCAGCGCGGCGGCGGCGACTCTCCTTCTCAACGGCAAACCCGTGAAAACCGTCAGCGGCGAGGTTCAGTTTACCGAAAACGGGCTGTCGGGTATCTGTATTTTTGAGCTTTCCCGTCTGGTGGGGGAAGCCGGTACCGGCGGAAAAACGGAGATCTCGCTCGACCTGCTGCCGGAGTATTCCGTTCAGCAGATCGTTTCCATGCTCAAAGGCAGAAAAGAAGGGCCGGAAACGCTGCCGACGGGCGATCTTTTGGGCGGATGCGTCCATAAGCTGGTAGGGCGGGAGGTGGTCCGGGCCGCGCTTTCCCGGGTGCCGGAGCGTGCCGCACAGCTGAAGCAGGCGGAGCTTGTTTCCGTTGCCAACCGGGTCAAGGATTTCCGCTTTGACGTTTTGGGAACGCTGTCCTGGAAGGACGCCCAGATTACGGCGGGCGGGGTCCCGCTGGGGGAGATGGACGAAAATCTGCAATCCAGGCCGTGCCCGGGTCTGTACCTTGCGGGGGAACTGCTGAACATAGACGGCGACTGCGGTGGCTTCAACCTTCACTGGGCGTGGAGCTCCGGAATTACCGCGGGAAGCGCCGCCGCGCGTTCCTTATTAAAATTGTAG
- a CDS encoding DUF6530 family protein codes for MKIPATLKHKPVIVSENYENIDGRSAYHSDTKGLSLGLAQWNDRGKVDISAKVWRYTGEKWSRQSEELPLHRVIDLAILICRAKQYFSEAYRFEKLYDPEHTTIDRIGLQGDAMTVSVCTDNPMIDEDIRLFSQVLSNNDEFLSDRLKTLARILKDMGY; via the coding sequence ATGAAAATTCCTGCGACACTGAAGCACAAGCCCGTGATCGTATCGGAAAATTATGAAAACATTGACGGAAGAAGCGCTTACCATTCCGACACAAAGGGGCTTTCTTTGGGGCTGGCGCAATGGAACGACCGCGGCAAGGTGGACATTTCCGCAAAGGTATGGCGCTATACGGGCGAAAAATGGTCGCGCCAGTCGGAAGAGCTGCCGCTGCACCGCGTGATCGACCTCGCCATTCTGATCTGCCGGGCAAAGCAGTATTTTTCGGAAGCCTACCGCTTTGAAAAGCTGTACGACCCGGAGCACACCACCATCGACCGCATCGGGCTGCAGGGCGACGCCATGACCGTCTCCGTCTGTACGGACAACCCGATGATCGACGAGGATATCCGGCTTTTCTCACAGGTGCTCAGCAACAACGATGAATTTTTAAGCGACCGCCTGAAAACGCTTGCGCGCATTCTGAAGGACATGGGGTATTAG
- a CDS encoding PPC domain-containing DNA-binding protein encodes MTYRIFGDTIVARIDRGEEIIQSLKAICEKENVGLASVTALGAVGHAVVGLYRVGEKKYYSNTLDGEMEMTALTGNVTEKDGEVYLHLHANFADAQGHVFGGHLNEAVVSATCEMFIHTVKGSVGRRPDEVTGLNLFDM; translated from the coding sequence ATGACGTACAGGATTTTCGGAGACACCATCGTGGCCCGGATCGACCGCGGCGAGGAAATTATCCAGAGCCTGAAGGCTATCTGTGAGAAGGAAAATGTCGGGCTTGCCAGCGTTACCGCCCTTGGCGCGGTGGGTCACGCGGTCGTGGGCCTTTACCGTGTCGGGGAAAAAAAGTATTATTCCAACACCCTTGACGGGGAAATGGAAATGACCGCACTGACCGGAAATGTCACGGAAAAAGACGGAGAAGTGTATCTGCACCTGCATGCCAATTTTGCCGACGCGCAGGGGCATGTCTTCGGCGGACATCTGAACGAAGCCGTCGTCAGCGCTACGTGCGAAATGTTTATCCATACCGTAAAGGGTTCCGTGGGACGCCGCCCGGATGAAGTTACAGGATTGAACTTATTTGATATGTAA